The Vigna unguiculata cultivar IT97K-499-35 chromosome 6, ASM411807v1, whole genome shotgun sequence genome contains a region encoding:
- the LOC114188680 gene encoding non-structural maintenance of chromosomes element 1 homolog: MSSALSWRHHVVIQSLLSRGPLCEKDMNAMFEQLTKRNPGTERQLFDGFILKINKALSCANFELRACINQYDGQVYYGVVNTVADEHSKLGTKYSVPQIAFYKAIIEAIVQDASAKGVIFSIHALNLSLDGQVTIMTDPQSQGSQSDVPSTLKTFSLSQKEKTLNELVQDQWLNLTTEGVIKLGLKSFLDLRSWFRNNDVPSCHVCNEAGIKAEVCQNENCTVRIHRYCLKQLFLQGKVAKVCPSCGTSWPHTVPKEEALQTGDDSEPRQSQRVTRSDRKRQSANGVVVDDGFGCSSQDELNENKEIQNGNVLARKRRRGRQTDDAETGGPGASQSSAAISGFRRVTRNSARLK, from the exons ATGTCGAGCGCCTTAAGCTGGAGACACCATGTCGTGATTCAATCTCTTTTGTCGCGGGGCCCACTCTGCGAGAAGGACATGAACGCCATGTTTGAACAGCTCACCAAGAGAAACCCAG GTACTGAGCGGCAACTGTTCGATGGTTTCATTCTGAAAATCAACAAGGCGCTTAGTTGTGCTAATTTTGAGTTGCGTGCCTGCATAAATCAATATGATGGCCAAGTTTATTATGGTGTGGTCAATACCGTTGCTGACGAACATTCCAAGTTAGGGACGAAGTATAGTGTTCCGCAAATTGCCTTTTACAAGGCCATT ATTGAAGCAATTGTACAGGATGCCTCTGCAAAAGGTGTTATCTTCAGCATCCATGCTCTCAATCTTAGTTTGGATGGCCAG GTTACAATTATGACAGATCCACAATCTCAAGGAAGCCAGTCAGATGTGCCATCTACTTTGAAAACTTTTAGTTTGTCTCAAAAGGAGAAAACCCTGAATGAACTTGTGCAGGACCAGTGGCTTAATTTGACAACAGAGGGTGTTATTAAACTTGGTCTGAAGTCATTTCTTGATCTTCGCAGTTGGTTTCGAAATAATGATGTTCCATCCTGTCATGTTTGCAATGAAGCTGGAATAAAG GCAGAGGTGTGCCAAAACGAAAATTGTACTGTGCGAATTCATCGGTATTGCCTGAAGCAACTTTTCTTGCAGGGCAAG GTTGCCAAAGTTTGCCCAAGTTGTGGCACTTCCTGGCCACATACAGTACCGAAGGAGGAGGCCTTGCAGACGGGAGATGACAGTGAACCTAGACAAAGTCAACGGGTGACTAGATCTGATCGAAAGAGGCAAAGTGCTAACGGggttgttgttgatgatggaTTTGGATGCAGTAGTCAGGATGAGCTGAACGAAAACAAAGAAATCCAGAATGGTAATGTATTGGCACGGAAAAGAAGAAGAGGACGCCAAACAGATGATGCAGAAACAGGAGGACCTGGTGCATCACAATCTTCAGCAGCTATTTCAGGTTTCAGAAGAGTGACTCGAAATTCTGCTCGTCTGAAATAA